ataaagattaatttcactttagtttcattttgattttcgtattatttggagtaagtgttgtataatcaaattaatcgaccgataatcgaactgtgaatcaacgaccgactgtgaatgataggaagtaacaacgcaataaagctagtcaatcaataaccaaggtgaatcaaatcaatcatcaaactcaagtgtggggattttagtacttttatacgtgtgtgtgtgccttatgtgttacttgtgcatgtttacttttatgctaaaagtgtgtggtgaatcgatcaaatcaatcaagactcaaaggtgaatcaaactcaatgaaAATCGAACCcaaaatggttgtaaggatgcttgtatgttagatatagtagttaggactaaaagtaatttgattaggaattctatcatcctcaaatcatcgttcatcgaagtcgaaatatcaaaaatcgtcgcgaaacactcaaaactaggcaagccgttcgaacagggcaacctgatcgaacaggctagccgatcgaacagggcaacctgatcgaacaggctagccgatcgaacaggctgttcgatcggacagctgctcgatcagggatgctgttcgatcagctgaccctttcctcttttggaagcctataaatagggctgtctttgtcaaactttccacttttggaaaagctctgaccgaccagcctcttcttctcactaaatctcagatttctctcaaaccggtaagtatttcactctaatccttgtacgtttttgttcattaatcgattctccatctttctatctttcaaaatctgaatttcatccatgaaatcaccaagatctaggtgttcttgagtgatgtcatcatggtgttcttggtgttcatcaagaacttcatgttcttgacttcattcaactatgaataagctagatctaaccgatttccacatcaataacctaaaatcttccaaagatcttaacatttcacggtggaaaaggtttggaagatgggttttcatctatctttcaactcttttacactcaaaaaggtgaaaacgggacttgaaccgatttacaaatcaatctaaacaaacacatggttcaagattcgggttctacctagagatataccgattccgggttaaacgttaaacttgggttccaaaccgtctctgaccgagtttgggtgattcctgctcgagttagtaggctaaatggggactctagttttgtggttcaactcgtagtcaaaatatctctaaaacatcaacaattaacgggaataaccaagtgttaggtgaaaggttaaccgaatcgagaagctggccgaacggctaggctgttcgatcgaacagcccaaccgaacgactatgccagccgatcggctaggctaaccgatcgactagcacttagacccaccaactcacaaaagtgtagtattgacgaggtactgttcgatcgactacgccactcgattgtaatcactactgctcggatcatgagatactatactttaaaacacttatactttttcgaaacattggaatgtcacccgatcgagcataccagccgatcgaatgacatattttgaaaacaatgcaatgctaaccgatcggttgggctaaccgatcgaacagctgttcgatcggccaacttgaaaggtagtacaaaccatcatacacaaacacatccttcacatcaaaggaagaaacaatccacttgaaggaaccagccgatcgagccagccagccgatcgaatggatgttcgaacggacttttaaaccaatcgaacagcccactcgatcgaactgctgtccgatcgaatggcctactcgatccaagtacattgtttactttttccgcgttactcatcgttatgttatcgaactattcaggctaacctattctcagtgctcccttcaatccacgatcaaccactgtgagtatactcgatccctttttgctttcagcacttttgggtgttacatacgtaatctatcaaattcacaaacaacacaaactatttgaacgctaacctacttgcatgtattacttgtctaaatgattgctgttcattatgtttacacgtggagtgctatctacctgctttagcaacgtagtactatagtttggactcagcacccgttcacacgggggttgctaaggacaatttcttgcatggattacggtggtaatcatgtattgcgaactgtctcggacattcaacccgaagtcgttggtatcgatggtcccatgttgataatttacatgcatcgtttgcccttgtgtacgtgcttggttatgcgtaaactattcgaactctatatgctatatcaaacttgtgtactcacctttacattatatgtattgacttttattttaacgtatgtgacaggtgtttaagctactagcgtgctagggaagcgaggcaataataagcttctaggagcccgTGACTTTAGAATAGTGTCCACGtatctgttccagggccataattatctgtagatcttgtactggcacctgtagtcagtaagatttacggatagccgtctagaggtcttaaaacaatatttacattcggtctgtaataattaagaacatGAGtcgtcggaacagttcccatattgtttggttgatttctatgataacttgttattatttgggacacggtatgggacgtgttaaataactgaattgtatgatagttgttgtggaaacttctgaacaatctgtttcgctcagtgccgcgccccgatgattccgccatcggttggggtgtgacaatgacgatccttaatgaatctttacgagagacaggtgaaaacgtctcttgataatcaattccctctttctgagtgtagccctttgcaaccaatctcgctttgtagcgttcaacgttcccattcggatccagttttgttttgaacacccatttgcatcctacgggtttgactccgttgggtaattctaccaaatcccaaacgtcatttttcttcatggattcaagctcatcaatcattgctttattccattcagaagactgatcactgctaatggcttcattgtaagagataggatcattgagctttccgggatccatttcagtcaggtaggtaaaataatcatcccaattaggaggccttctttgcctggatgacctcctgagtggattatcgggttcagcgttgtcttggttttgagtgtttgatgtgccttcgtcatgaggtataatgggttctgattgtagaggtgaatttggagttggtgcagtagcttcaggaacaatagttgcattgggtacaagaggagtaatcggagtaatggtaagcgacgagtctctccccccccgcgtcttgtacttcttgcaattcttcgtaagggttggtactgctcccactgaccttgaaatcctccaggaacgcggcacgcttggtttcaacaatacgggtgacatgggaaggacaatagaaacgataacccttcgAGTTCTCAGggtacccgataaagaaacaggtaactgtcttagggtcaagtttccttaggaaaggattgtaaagttttgcttcagcaatgcagccccatactttcatatatttaagactcggtttccttcctgtccaaagttcataaggagttttagggacagacttagaaggaactctattgagtatatgaacagctgcttttaacgcttcagtccagaggaataatggtaagttagtgttggctaacatactgcgcaccatgttcataagggtacggtttcttctttcagcgacaccgttctgctgaggtgtaccaggcatggtgtattggttcacaatcccctggcccttacaaaactcataaaatggaccaggagcttgacccacatcagtatgtcttccataatactcaccgcATCTATCTggtctcacaactttaatctgacgatctaattgcttttcaacttcagccttataatctttaaaagttgttagagattcagatttctccttaataagatacaagtacatataacgagaataatcatcaataaaggtgataaatgaagtatgtcctgttatgccagcgatttggtagggaccactaatgtcagtgtgaatgagttctaataaattagagctcctagtggcacctttcttattcgctaatgtcattttacctttaagacatttgacacatgttccaaagtcagagaaatcgagaggaggtaagacttcatcctttacgagacgatttaatcgctcttttgaaatgtggcctaaacgctgatgccacaacatggatgaagtctctaagtctcgtttctcttccatctttgtgagtgattcattaatgttatatgacaacaaagatttggaaaagccatcatctagttctaatctatagagaccaccatccagaacaccagtaccataaagaacagaatcatataggatagagagtttgcgatgaccatgggaaacaataaaaccgtccatgtctaactttggtcctgatacaaggttccgagttacctcaggaacatataaggtatcataaagtttaatacataaaccagttttcataactaattgtaatgttccaatggccttcacttctaattctcgatcatccccaaccttaagcgttctttggtttctttccagcttccggattgaaaggaatccctgagtagaattggtaacatgaaccatagaaccagaatcaaaccaccaagaattagcaggaacacttaaattataggactcaagtatcataaaataatcgttacctttcttagccagccactccttaaagtcagggcattccttctgcatgtgtcctgtctttttacagaacttgcagcggatactgcctaaggagttcttagagctggaagctGCACTTGTATTAGAGttaggattaggcctttggacttttgaagcatccttcctctgataattgttcttctttttcttagagttggaggtggtgaagttggcaacatcagtagtgcgatccatcctcatgcgctcttcctcctgtacgcacatggcgaccagctcactcatcgtccatttttccttctgagtgttgtagttgatcttaaatgcttcaaaggacgaaggaagcgaagtgatgataaaatgaacaaggaaaccatcactgatttccatttccagccccttcagcttattggccatgtcattcatcatcatgatgtgctcgcgaatgccgctcctcccatcatacttagttgtcaccagcttgagaataagagtactagcgtgcgccttagacgtccctttgaactgcgcctccacatgttccaagtaggttttagcatcttcagaatcaggaatagctcccctgattgcattgcttatggattgcttcataaacatgagagacatgcggttacacctagtccacttttcatgagttaactgctcagcagcagtactttgagtggtaaggtccgctggctttttctctcttagagcataatcaaaatcaagcaatccgagagtaagcatgagagcatccttccatgcagcaaagttatcaccagtcaaaggtggaatcccgcagttgggtgctgatagtggaaataagatgagcaagttatgatactaaggaagaaatcctaatgtgatctaagggcacgttaaactaaggcaagcaaaataatgaccattttacataatgaagctgtgataatgtctattactaacatcaaaataatagacttaactaaaaaattctacttaaacgaagacaaaacagctttggccagaagtgtaatcatttaagcatatgtgcaaagtggttgtaacaaatcagctttggccagaaattgaaacaatcactttagttatgcacttgctaagtatgccatctatgaaagaattaaatcagctttggccagatattaaaacattcatgcttatgatgcacacttagcatagctttcgtaatacttgaatgataagtagatgtatcaagtcagctttggccagaaatgatataccaaaagctcattcaagttaagctattctggttttgcaaaaaacattatctgattctgattagttaactaagtaaattacaaaaccatttatttagttcacatttaaacagcctaaaataatgaggtttcgagtcgcaaccacggtctcgagttatgacgttatggtctcgagtcgcaaccacggtctcgagttgtgacgttatggtctcgagtcgagacctttgtctcgagtcatcacgttacggtctcgagtcgagacctttgtctcgagtcagCACGTTATAGTCTCGAGTTGTAGACCTTTTGctcccttatgatttcgagtcgagaccttatggtctcgagtcgagactgatggtctcTAGTCGCAATCTGATGATCTCGAAACTTCCTGTtacagctgttaattgtgataacataactgaaaattcgaaatctaagggattatgagatattatttcctgttttaaggtgatctaattttatcaacatatcttgaaaaaaaaatagtaactgtttatctaataacagttttttCGAAAATCTATTGAGgacaaaacagatcaaatcaggAAAAACACTTCATAATCCGAATCACATTCCTAATCATAacagaattttcgaattttctaagAACATGcgatgaaccctaatcataaaaataaaattctggaacccgaaacctgaaacttttaagacttctaaacagatttcggctaaaaAACATAATTCAGTTAATTCGGTGAACATATAATTAATCTTTTCCCGAAAACAGAGATCTCGAGTGGACATGAccgactcgaaaccggctgttatattcataaggtttcaaaattccgttttccaagtttcaatcccagaattatggatacaaaacagaactgactaatcaacatatgctctgataccacatgttggttcagttctgtttatacatgaaggaaaacaatataaatcatacctgtcaccgcagacattgcagaggagaatccagtgagagaagacgacatggagttcgacatctttgtcaaggtgatctggttcctccttaggatgctaactgatgatggggctaagaaaaccgaaaagggatatcggtTTCGGAGAGGAGGCCGAACTTATTGATGTTATGGTCTAATGGGGTGtttgtaattgtgtaactgagtaacccctaaacctccacataactctccttatataagcacccaggaggaaacctaattagttactaagggtaatatggtccatcaacaattaccaactaattatttaataggttattatatattttgatctctataatgtaaatgattatgatggctacagattaaatattaatacgtaatatatttaatcttacagggTGTGAATGTCGAAGTTGGGATGGGGTCCATCACTGCAACCAATCACCAAATTCTTTATTTTATTCTtgtatttaaaatttaaaattttagttAAAATACTATAGCCTTGTGATTTGTGAAATGGTAAATTAGTTAAAACCTCATTGCTTACGTCACAGTTGCTTTTGTTAACACACTACACTTAGTGTAAGAAGGTTATATGCTATAGCATGTTTAATATGTTCTTAACTTCTTATTGACTTGTGTGTATGAACAATAATACACATTGTGTTTGTATAGTTTTAGTTAAACTTATTGTTTGATGTCAAAGAACATCATAAAATTGAAGAGGATATAAATGTTCTTGAAACCACAAGTCTCACCTAATCCATAATGTTGAGAACAAACAATTTCAAAGAATTTAATAGAATCGGTAACCGCCTTCACCTTCAGATATAGCCATCGGTGATACTCCTTATGTTGTAAGTGCAACAATCAACTAAGATCCACAACACATGTTCTTATAACTTAATCCTAAATACCCCTTTGAATGCAATAGaagtttaatatatataaaagtcTTGTGACATAACTCTGATTTCAATAGCCAGTCTCTTTGCTAGCTTCTGTACATCTCTATATTTCTACAcatgacaaaaaaaaaagatttttacaCTTGACAAAATCATCACTTTATTCGATTCCGCATCGTCAAAATAGCGAATCCAAATAAAAGTTATTGCGCTTCCGTCCCATTTCCAGTAGACTGCCATACTCACGATCCCATACTCCGATGAAAAGCGACTCTGCGTCAGGACTAAACGTTGTACCCGATATCTCACCAAAGAAATCAATCTCCTGTTCTGTCTGATAACCGCTTTTGACGTCAAACACGTGCACAAAGTCAGCGGGTTCCGCCATGGCCATGAACCGACCGTCGGATGAATAACGTATAGATCTAATGGCTCCGATGTTGCCCTTAAGCGCTGTTACGGATTCTGACAGGTTTCGAACATCCCAAACTCTGCAGGTTTTATCTTGATTCCCTGTCGCGAACGTTTGACCATCGGGATGCCATGCGGATGCGAACGAGAAATCCAAGTGTCCTTTCAAGGATGCAACTGTCTGCAAACATTATAACTTACATTTAAAACATCGAAAAACACTAAATAGTAACAAGGTTTTTAACATTGTCTACAAACATTCAACAAGCTTTTTGTTatatacattatatttatttatatatcaaAAGTGAATAACATTGTACTTTTTTTAAGATTGGACTTTTAAAATAGATCAAATTGTATAAAAATGTTGCCAACTTCAATCCAATTTATATTTTGGGAAACCAGATTGTATGAAAACATCCGAGTTTCAAAATTTTCGTTTGAGCAAAGTACACGGATAGCCCCTGTGgcttaccaaaattttggatttggtccctagttttccaaaagtacacgaatggccctgtggtttgcactttgcaacgcatttagtccccaaatTACAGTCTCCAAAGGTTTCAGCCTGTttaagttagggactaaatgcgttacaaagtgcaaaggGACCATCCCCGTGACTTTTGGTAAAGTTGGGGATtgaatgcgttacaaagtgccaACCACACTGACTATCCGTGTACTTTTAGaaagctagggactaaatccaaaattttggtaaactaTAGGGATCATTTGTGTACGTTATTCTTTTCAATTTTAAGGTCATCTTCAACCTCCTCAGCACGTAAACAGTTTTCGGGATTCACGTTGATGTCAACGCCATGTCAGGGCTATGCCAAAAATAGTCAACACAGTCAAAGTTATTGGCGCCATCGCCTTCTTTGACTTGAATAGACATTTTTAGACGTTGAAACGGTTTTATCAAAGTTTTGAAAGTTGTCTTTCTTAGAAAAATGTCAAACTAAAAAAAAGAGTCAACATAGTCAAAGTTAATGATATCGCGATTCGCGAATAACAAATTTACCTTTCCTGAATGGGAGTCCACCAACAATCCTTCAGGGTTGTCCCCGACAACTGTAAGAAGTTTTCCATCAGGGCTAGTAGATGTATGCTGCATTCATAAACAATAAACAAGAAATTAATCTACATACATAATCGAAGAAGACAACAGAATTAACGTTATCTCAAGAGAGCATACATTTACTGGCCAAGGAAAACGGAAGTGTTTAGTCATCCTAAAATTTTCCATATCAAATTCTCTGAGTCCACAATCGTTGTTTGAAGCTGTTAAATGGACCGCACCACTGCATAAAAGACAAGGAAAATATTCAATAAAAATTAAAAGACGGTTTCCAAATCATAAATTTAGTTTCACgacaagaaaacaaaaaaatatacCTTGGGGTAGTACAGATGTCAAGAGCGTTAGTTATAGCGTTTTCATCATAAGTTGTCCTTGTGCAGAAGCTAACTCCAGGTCTACCTAAAATCTGCAGTCAATAAccaaatattataaaaatgttaCACATGTTATATGGCCAAGTTTATTTatacaatcatgattataaaaaTGTTACCTTGCATATAAGTTCTCCTTTGAACCCACCAACAACGAGCAAATTATCTTTAACTGCAATTGTACTAACTTGGGTCTGAGTAAATCCCTCTTGTAGACTTCCAGGGTGATTCTGTAAACCGAAAGTTCTAAATCACGATCTACTAAAATTCAAATGATGTGAAATTTTTGAACGAAAAAGAACGGAGACACGCACCTCAGATGGTGCCACGCGTCCATATAAGTTAAGGACTTCAGTCTTCTTGGATTTTAAGGAAGACCAATGGTAGACAGAGGAATGCGACATAAAGTAGACATCATGCTTTG
This genomic stretch from Helianthus annuus cultivar XRQ/B chromosome 8, HanXRQr2.0-SUNRISE, whole genome shotgun sequence harbors:
- the LOC110873531 gene encoding uncharacterized WD repeat-containing protein C2A9.03 translates to MSRYHEDDEYVADEYEMEDLDDNMDYETNDRDIGSDSDGDEYEYMSNKLQDTSAAQARRGKDIQGIPWERLSITREKYRQTRLEQYKNYENIPQSGETSEKACKATNKTGMFYDFRRSSRSVRSKILHFQLRNLVWATSKHDVYFMSHSSVYHWSSLKSKKTEVLNLYGRVAPSENHPGSLQEGFTQTQVSTIAVKDNLLVVGGFKGELICKILGRPGVSFCTRTTYDENAITNALDICTTPSGAVHLTASNNDCGLREFDMENFRMTKHFRFPWPVNHTSTSPDGKLLTVVGDNPEGLLVDSHSGKTVASLKGHLDFSFASAWHPDGQTFATGNQDKTCRVWDVRNLSESVTALKGNIGAIRSIRYSSDGRFMAMAEPADFVHVFDVKSGYQTEQEIDFFGEISGTTFSPDAESLFIGVWDREYGSLLEMGRKRNNFYLDSLF